From the genome of Geminocystis herdmanii PCC 6308, one region includes:
- a CDS encoding type II toxin-antitoxin system VapC family toxin, with amino-acid sequence MSKNIIIDAGSLVALLNKKDHFHSWANQEANKLSPPFITCEAVITEACFLLRNVYGGEDAVMTLVKMGKIQIPFQFSEEVNSIQELMKRYQSVPMSFADACVVRMAELIPN; translated from the coding sequence ATGAGCAAAAATATTATTATTGATGCTGGAAGTCTAGTCGCCTTATTAAATAAAAAAGATCACTTTCATTCATGGGCAAATCAAGAAGCTAATAAGTTATCACCTCCTTTTATTACTTGTGAAGCAGTAATTACAGAAGCCTGTTTTTTATTGCGAAATGTTTATGGTGGAGAAGATGCAGTTATGACATTAGTGAAAATGGGCAAAATTCAGATTCCTTTCCAATTTAGTGAAGAAGTAAATTCCATTCAAGAATTGATGAAACGTTATCAATCTGTGCCGATGTCTTTCGCCGATGCTTGTGTGGTAAGAATGGCGGAATTAATACCCAATTAA
- a CDS encoding MBL fold metallo-hydrolase → MFKKKFSANYLNYLFVIFGSLIILLWGKTVLAYNSPSNQNITSSSSIEQHHIAQGDFEQIEIKTTLLKNNIYMLEGEGGNIAVSVGKDGVLMVDSQFAPLSTKIASSIEGITDQPIRYLFNTHYHFDHTGGNENFANKGALIIGHENMRKQMKVPHSFKVIGADIPISPDIALPQITVNETINFYFNGNHIHGFHLPFAHTDGDIALHFIDENIIHTGDLFFNGMYPFIDTEVGGSVDGMIAGIDKILPLCNDQTILIPGHGKVGNKQELIAFQGMLKIVNQRVKDAIAQGTSLEDLLKGKILTDLDDTWGKGVLNADQFVTITYQGIKN, encoded by the coding sequence ATGTTTAAAAAGAAATTTAGTGCTAATTATCTTAATTATTTATTCGTTATTTTTGGTTCATTGATTATTCTTTTATGGGGAAAAACTGTTCTTGCTTATAACTCTCCATCTAATCAAAATATTACTTCTTCCAGCTCGATCGAGCAACATCATATTGCCCAAGGAGATTTTGAGCAAATTGAAATCAAAACTACTCTGCTCAAAAATAATATTTATATGTTGGAAGGGGAAGGCGGAAATATTGCCGTTTCTGTGGGTAAAGACGGAGTTTTAATGGTTGATAGCCAGTTTGCACCATTATCGACTAAAATTGCTAGTTCGATCGAAGGTATTACAGATCAACCCATTCGTTATCTATTTAATACTCATTACCACTTTGATCATACAGGCGGAAATGAAAATTTTGCCAATAAAGGTGCTTTAATTATTGGTCATGAGAATATGCGCAAACAAATGAAAGTACCCCATTCTTTCAAAGTGATAGGCGCGGATATTCCTATTTCTCCTGATATTGCCTTACCCCAAATTACCGTTAACGAAACCATCAATTTTTACTTTAATGGTAATCATATTCACGGTTTTCATCTTCCTTTTGCCCATACAGACGGGGATATTGCGCTTCACTTTATCGATGAAAATATTATTCACACGGGAGATTTATTCTTTAATGGGATGTATCCTTTTATTGACACCGAAGTTGGCGGTTCGGTGGATGGTATGATTGCCGGTATTGATAAAATTTTACCTTTGTGTAATGATCAAACTATCTTAATTCCGGGTCATGGAAAAGTTGGGAATAAACAAGAATTGATTGCTTTTCAAGGGATGTTAAAAATTGTTAATCAACGAGTTAAAGATGCGATCGCACAAGGTACAAGTTTAGAAGACTTACTCAAAGGGAAAATCCTTACCGATTTAGATGATACTTGGGGCAAGGGTGTGTTAAATGCAGATCAATTTGTTACCATCACCTATCAAGGGATTAAGAATTAA
- a CDS encoding sensor histidine kinase, with protein sequence MILSDYLGVKLSDILLAEDNEDLSIESGENLANMAINAQQQWHSSIESLEKLLTLTIGQNCDARSIQGLIISSSTPIIQDIKLISRLETVVFSAKDNTQIALMPSHSHNEFVQISPSSFIDVSLDINDSLNGEQFCLVLTNKFSCIILKGVDQNYRDKFQFSFCPEIIKKVWFLLKARLVMNQNYHTQYLEELFTQFYPDIPDYKIVTKFTHFLLNNLSSGTNNHRENNKLPRKSNSISLKKTPLPPYPEFELLQALTHEIRTPLATIKTLTKLLLRKAKNAPELVKYLDSIEQECTEQINRMELIFRAAELESKTAVQCAVKLVPISLEQILNQSIPHWKKQAERRNIMLDIVIPHKLPQIVSEPSMLTQILTGLMEKFTRNLPSGGNFKVLILPAGNQLKLQFFSESNINNDPEKCLGKLLLFKPNTGSLSLNHDVTKNIFHALGGKFIIKQKPDRGEVLTIFLPLGNSFQINK encoded by the coding sequence ATGATTTTGTCTGATTATTTGGGAGTTAAATTAAGTGATATTTTGTTAGCGGAAGATAACGAGGATTTATCGATCGAAAGTGGTGAAAATCTCGCTAATATGGCGATTAATGCTCAACAACAGTGGCATAGTTCGATCGAATCTTTAGAAAAATTATTAACTCTCACTATCGGACAAAATTGTGATGCTCGATCGATTCAAGGTTTAATTATATCTTCTTCTACTCCCATAATTCAGGATATAAAATTAATCTCTCGTTTAGAAACCGTTGTCTTTTCTGCTAAAGATAATACTCAAATTGCTTTAATGCCAAGTCATAGTCATAACGAGTTTGTACAAATTTCCCCTTCATCTTTTATTGATGTTTCTTTGGATATAAATGATAGTTTAAATGGTGAACAATTTTGCTTGGTTTTAACCAATAAATTTTCTTGTATAATTTTAAAAGGTGTAGATCAAAATTATCGGGATAAATTTCAGTTTTCTTTCTGTCCAGAAATAATCAAAAAAGTCTGGTTTTTATTAAAAGCTAGATTAGTGATGAATCAAAATTATCATACTCAATATTTAGAAGAATTATTTACTCAGTTTTATCCAGATATTCCCGACTATAAAATTGTTACTAAATTTACTCATTTTTTATTAAATAATTTGTCTTCGGGTACTAATAATCATCGAGAAAATAACAAGTTACCTCGAAAAAGTAACAGTATTTCTTTGAAAAAAACTCCTTTACCACCCTATCCAGAATTTGAGTTATTACAAGCATTAACTCACGAAATTAGAACTCCTTTAGCAACTATAAAAACTTTAACTAAGTTATTGTTAAGAAAGGCTAAAAATGCTCCAGAATTAGTTAAATATTTAGATTCGATCGAGCAGGAATGTACCGAACAAATTAACCGCATGGAATTAATTTTTAGGGCGGCAGAATTAGAGTCAAAGACTGCTGTACAATGTGCGGTAAAATTAGTACCAATTTCCTTAGAACAAATTTTAAATCAAAGTATTCCTCATTGGAAAAAACAAGCAGAAAGAAGGAATATAATGCTGGATATTGTTATCCCTCATAAGTTACCTCAAATTGTTAGTGAGCCTAGTATGTTAACCCAAATTTTAACAGGTTTAATGGAAAAGTTTACCCGTAATTTACCTAGTGGTGGTAACTTTAAAGTGTTAATTTTACCTGCTGGAAATCAATTAAAATTACAATTTTTTTCTGAATCTAATATTAATAATGATCCCGAAAAATGTTTAGGAAAATTACTACTTTTTAAACCAAATACGGGAAGTTTATCTTTAAATCATGATGTCACGAAAAATATTTTTCATGCTTTAGGAGGTAAATTTATTATTAAACAAAAACCCGATCGAGGAGAAGTTTTAACGATTTTTTTACCTTTGGGTAACAGTTTTCAAATTAATAAATAG